The following coding sequences lie in one Trichoderma breve strain T069 chromosome 1, whole genome shotgun sequence genomic window:
- a CDS encoding sugar transporter domain-containing protein, with protein sequence MLGLLSAESYATSIRGSFYGASAALGKTGAAVGTQAFTPIQNNLGKRWTFIIAAICGVVGILVTYFFVPNVTGEDLAVRDEKLRAYLLENGWSGEMGLKDEKELVVEGDEEVASPNGGEKGVKT encoded by the coding sequence ATGTTAGGCTTGCTCTCTGCTGAAAGCTACGCAACAAGTATCAGGGGCTCTTTTTACGGCGCATCGGCTGCCCTAGGAAAAACAGGTGCTGCGGTAGGGACTCAGGCATTTACTCCGATTCAAAACAACCTGGGCAAACGGTGGACGTTTATTATTGCTGCTATCTGTGGTGTGGTGGGTATTTTGGTCACCTACTTCTTTGTACCCAACGTGACGGGCGAGGATCTCGCCGTGCGAGACGAAAAGCTCAGAGCTTACTTGCTAGAGAATGGATGGAGCGGTGAGATGGGTCTAAAGGACGAAAAGGAACTGGTTGTGGAAGGGGATGAGGAGGTCGCCTCACCAAATGGTGGAGAGAAGGGTGTCAAGACATAG